In the Sediminibacter sp. Hel_I_10 genome, one interval contains:
- a CDS encoding PAS domain S-box protein yields the protein MTSESKAYHFLENAGEMGKLIKAKDWSQTPIGNPETWPQPLQHMVRVMLDNPFGMCISWGTDFTQIYNDAFIPVLGHGKHPQALGANSKVAFSEIWQTVGPMFERVLYGEAVRLTDLMVPIYRNGSIEECYFDFSYSPIRLDTGDIGGVLATVIETTTKQKAQSNLEESEEELKYVIEAAQLGTFDYNPITDKFSGNKRLKDWFGLPNHKTLKINDAINSIVQEDRERIIHAIKKTLNYESSGAYNETYTIINAITNKRTTVQAWGRAWFNDDKIAYRFNGALKDVTEQTIAQIKTKEAESHIQTMILESPVGICVLDAHTLICETVNDSFIKIADKSRNEVIGQYYWDTFSEVKEMYIKALHTVIKTGVAFSADEVELELVRQGNEEKVFISFVYAPLKDEHDNVIKVAVWVQNNTAKVEARNKITINERNLRLMILQAPVAIAIFRGTDYIVEIANKFALELWGRTEQDVLNKPILEAIPELLNQGIKGFLDDVSASGEPFSTPEMPLKFLRNGILEKIYINFSFEPLSDIDGKINGIMAIGHDVSPQVKSRKIVEESEQSIRALVESAPFPIGVYQGEELRISLANQSIIEIWGKGDDVVGKLYTDILPELRNQQIFEQLRSVLQTGIPYHAKNQRVDLLHDGELKSHAFNYSFTPLIDEKGKVFAVMNTAAEVTELHEAKQKVEESEKRFRESVKQAPVGIAIFRGPEYRAEMANEHYLQLINQTEDDFLGRPMFESVPEVEKTLAPIVAEIYKTGKDYHGYELPVQFNHDGENVIKYFNFFYHPLKEHDTISGFIVVATDVTLTVRAKQLIEENEEKLELVIDGSELGIFDVNLKTSDVVASDRCYEIIGFKDKRGLTNEEMLTNFHPDDLDVRQDAFQKAYIDGKLHYQARIIWDDKSVHWMDAKGKVFFDSDDKPERILGTIRDITEERRFQQELLEREEKFRLLADSMPQYIWTADPRGNITYFNQSAYDFSGIKEGQLNNRGWLNMVHPDDRIENYKRWVHSIQTGENYLFEQRFRKHNGEYRWQLSRAIPQRDVDGTIKRWVGTSTDIQEQKMFTSKLETQVRLRTKELEQKNIDLEKMNKELQSFVYISSHDLQEPLRKIQTFSSRIIETEYETLTENAKKYFERMQNSAFRMQHLIQDLIAYSRTNVKDNNYEVVDLHAIIDDVKETLSEELEQQVVNFKFHDICELKIITVQFKQVILNLMSNAIKFAKEAQSLDITITRKMVNGAETGIKTLSKNKAYSHIRFSDNGIGFEQEYSKKIFEVFQRLHSKDAYTGTGIGLAIVKRIIENHEGAILANGILNEGATFDIYIPAP from the coding sequence ATGACTTCTGAGAGTAAAGCTTATCATTTTTTAGAAAATGCAGGTGAAATGGGCAAACTCATTAAAGCCAAAGATTGGAGCCAGACACCAATAGGCAACCCAGAGACTTGGCCCCAACCTTTACAGCATATGGTAAGAGTCATGCTTGATAATCCTTTTGGCATGTGCATCTCGTGGGGAACAGATTTTACACAAATTTATAATGATGCATTTATTCCTGTTTTAGGTCATGGCAAGCATCCGCAGGCTTTGGGAGCGAACTCAAAAGTCGCCTTTTCTGAAATATGGCAGACCGTAGGCCCCATGTTTGAACGTGTTTTGTATGGAGAAGCTGTAAGGCTTACCGATTTGATGGTCCCCATTTATAGAAATGGCTCAATAGAAGAGTGTTATTTTGATTTTTCCTATAGTCCCATAAGATTAGATACCGGAGACATAGGCGGGGTTTTAGCTACCGTTATAGAAACCACGACCAAGCAGAAAGCCCAGTCAAATTTAGAAGAAAGTGAAGAAGAGTTAAAATACGTTATTGAGGCGGCACAACTCGGCACTTTTGATTACAACCCGATCACAGATAAGTTCTCGGGAAATAAAAGGTTGAAAGACTGGTTTGGCTTGCCAAATCATAAAACCCTCAAAATCAATGATGCTATCAATTCAATTGTTCAAGAAGATAGAGAGCGTATCATACATGCTATAAAAAAAACATTAAATTACGAGTCTAGCGGAGCTTATAATGAAACCTATACTATTATCAATGCCATTACAAATAAAAGAACAACTGTACAAGCTTGGGGTAGAGCTTGGTTTAATGATGATAAGATAGCTTACCGTTTTAATGGTGCACTTAAGGACGTGACCGAGCAAACCATTGCTCAAATAAAGACTAAAGAAGCAGAAAGTCATATTCAAACCATGATATTAGAATCTCCAGTAGGCATTTGCGTATTGGATGCACACACTTTGATTTGCGAAACTGTTAATGACAGTTTTATTAAAATAGCTGATAAATCTCGAAATGAGGTTATTGGTCAGTATTACTGGGATACGTTTTCAGAAGTTAAGGAAATGTACATAAAAGCACTCCATACCGTGATCAAGACAGGAGTAGCATTTAGTGCAGACGAGGTAGAATTAGAGCTTGTGCGTCAAGGTAATGAGGAAAAGGTATTCATTTCGTTTGTGTATGCTCCGTTAAAAGACGAGCATGATAATGTGATAAAGGTTGCTGTATGGGTACAAAATAATACAGCAAAGGTAGAAGCTCGTAACAAAATCACAATCAACGAAAGAAACCTGAGACTCATGATTTTGCAGGCACCTGTTGCCATTGCTATTTTTAGAGGTACGGATTATATCGTTGAGATTGCTAATAAATTTGCATTAGAACTTTGGGGAAGAACAGAACAAGATGTCTTAAACAAACCCATTCTTGAAGCCATTCCCGAATTATTAAACCAAGGGATCAAAGGCTTTCTTGATGATGTATCAGCCTCTGGAGAGCCCTTCTCTACTCCAGAAATGCCGTTGAAATTTTTGAGAAACGGGATTCTAGAAAAAATATACATCAATTTTTCTTTTGAACCTCTCTCTGATATTGATGGAAAAATCAATGGCATTATGGCCATAGGTCATGATGTATCACCCCAGGTAAAATCTAGAAAAATCGTAGAAGAAAGCGAACAGAGCATTCGAGCATTGGTTGAAAGTGCTCCATTTCCCATAGGGGTCTACCAAGGAGAAGAGTTGCGCATTTCACTGGCCAACCAATCCATTATTGAGATTTGGGGAAAAGGAGATGATGTTGTGGGTAAGCTATATACTGATATTTTACCAGAATTACGAAACCAACAAATCTTTGAACAACTGCGTAGCGTATTACAAACAGGAATCCCATATCATGCCAAAAATCAACGGGTGGATCTTCTTCATGATGGCGAGTTAAAATCTCACGCTTTTAATTACAGTTTTACGCCATTAATAGATGAAAAGGGTAAGGTTTTTGCCGTAATGAACACTGCTGCAGAAGTTACCGAACTTCATGAAGCCAAACAAAAAGTTGAAGAGAGTGAAAAACGATTCCGTGAGTCGGTAAAACAAGCTCCTGTAGGGATTGCTATTTTTAGAGGCCCAGAATATAGAGCCGAAATGGCGAACGAACACTATTTACAGCTCATCAATCAAACAGAAGATGACTTCTTAGGAAGGCCTATGTTTGAGTCTGTTCCTGAAGTTGAAAAGACCTTAGCACCTATAGTCGCCGAAATTTATAAAACTGGAAAAGACTATCACGGCTACGAGTTGCCGGTACAGTTTAATCACGATGGTGAAAACGTGATTAAATATTTTAACTTCTTTTATCATCCTTTAAAGGAACATGACACGATCTCCGGTTTTATAGTTGTTGCCACAGATGTGACATTAACAGTGCGGGCCAAACAATTGATCGAGGAAAATGAAGAGAAATTAGAACTTGTAATTGATGGCAGTGAGCTGGGAATTTTTGATGTTAATCTTAAAACTTCAGATGTTGTTGCATCAGATCGTTGCTATGAAATCATTGGGTTTAAAGATAAGAGAGGTCTCACAAACGAAGAGATGCTGACCAACTTTCATCCTGATGATCTGGATGTAAGACAGGACGCCTTTCAAAAAGCCTATATTGATGGGAAGCTTCACTATCAGGCCAGGATTATTTGGGATGATAAATCGGTACACTGGATGGATGCAAAAGGCAAAGTATTTTTTGACTCAGACGATAAACCCGAACGCATTTTAGGCACGATAAGAGATATCACGGAAGAGCGACGATTTCAGCAAGAATTGTTAGAAAGAGAAGAAAAGTTCCGCTTGTTGGCAGATTCTATGCCCCAATACATTTGGACGGCCGATCCCAGAGGTAATATTACCTATTTTAATCAATCTGCCTACGACTTTTCGGGCATAAAAGAAGGCCAACTCAATAACAGGGGATGGTTAAATATGGTGCATCCAGATGATAGAATCGAAAACTATAAAAGATGGGTACACTCTATACAAACAGGAGAGAACTATCTGTTTGAGCAGCGATTTCGTAAGCATAACGGTGAGTATCGCTGGCAATTAAGTCGTGCCATTCCACAACGTGATGTTGATGGCACTATAAAGCGATGGGTAGGTACCAGTACTGACATTCAAGAGCAAAAGATGTTTACCTCCAAATTGGAAACACAGGTACGCTTGCGAACCAAAGAGCTGGAACAAAAGAATATCGATCTTGAAAAAATGAATAAGGAGTTGCAGTCTTTTGTGTACATTTCTAGTCATGATTTGCAAGAACCCCTACGTAAAATTCAAACCTTTTCTTCTCGAATTATAGAAACCGAATACGAGACTCTGACTGAGAATGCCAAAAAGTATTTTGAGCGGATGCAAAATTCGGCCTTTCGCATGCAACATCTCATCCAAGATTTAATCGCTTACTCTAGGACCAATGTTAAAGACAATAACTATGAGGTTGTTGACTTACATGCTATTATTGACGATGTTAAAGAAACATTGAGTGAAGAACTGGAGCAACAGGTCGTAAACTTTAAATTTCATGACATTTGCGAGCTTAAAATTATAACGGTTCAGTTTAAACAAGTGATTCTTAATTTAATGAGCAATGCTATAAAATTTGCAAAAGAAGCTCAATCTTTAGATATAACGATAACGCGTAAGATGGTCAATGGAGCAGAAACTGGTATCAAGACCTTATCAAAAAATAAAGCCTACAGTCATATTCGGTTTAGCGATAATGGTATTGGCTTTGAACAAGAATATAGTAAAAAGATATTTGAAGTCTTTCAACGTCTTCACAGTAAAGACGCTTATACAGGTACGGGCATAGGGCTTGCTATTGTAAAAAGAATTATAGAAAACCATGAAGGCGCTATTTTAGCAAATGGCATATTAAATGAGGGCGCCACCTTTGATATCTATATTCCTGCGCCATGA
- a CDS encoding T9SS type B sorting domain-containing protein, whose amino-acid sequence MHQKFPVERYLLFWLFMISQPVFCQLNDFNFSVSTTDETCSGNGSISMTVSNTTPDATLTYTLYLYPDTNTPIAQTTATVFSNLSSGAYLVVATQTLGNLQNTQSADATINDETSALDFEVAQSFMGDCDSATLTVTMLSGNAESYEIISGPVIVPPQTENTFDNLPEGSYVIRVYDTCGNALTKTFTVLLTNDPFEIDPVELPNVLENCEETTITNPIIAENEGVLAYPITVTYTIFPPDGSAPVNYSTTYNSGPEMELEVSETISIFDEQLFDINIIAEDLCGNVVSITEEIDPNPNVDIITTEGFCGKSFNVTVKHFLPPYTLLFTEAPSDFEPSAFNEDVDGTYNTGVVAFGQEDASVPYGVYSVIVIDACGRIGTDTIEIEEEPIEPFVNPSNVGCNPDFGAVTINIPDREAVSATFTEVPENYTATVPVDVSNFITGSGIFMGEDLPEGDYILELIDNCGSIYVIEFTIPPYTQLPLSIFSSPNCVTETGTLRISSPYGDIESMLITAAPDTFEQTLPFDYSSQISAIGIFYVGDFPEGNYTLEFTDSCGNEFVLDQLIEAYSTDPFIYTLQRNCGSFDVGISDSNQNVYDKSYWFQKYYPASDSWGHPNTGVLYTEGDMPNTTNSREIQNEETLFNIFVTGEFRLIKAFQPYNNPNPGQRCYDVFAEFEVTSELEVKGVYNLNCDGGSGPSDVLVDVIGVPPYDFSIVSPITIENGSDNIFTNLSPGTYEIKVEDVCGSIENISVNLQDLLPVVSVLTPPDLVMCSEVGNTEAIFDLSQQNPIIIGNQNPDNLTVSYHLSQNDADTGANPLPDTYELTSSMKTIYVRVIHNTLNICYETTSFKLILGSPPQLGPDETLLVCDGDAIMLSVNPSFANYLWSTGETTPSISVDESGAYTVTVSKEYNGFYCDATKTFTVDISGTATIENIVLEDFSSINNSITVEVSGFGDYVYSIDGIYYQPDGYFDNLQTGEYTIYVKDEKGCGIVTEDVYLLNYRKYFTPNGDDQHEYWQISGSQFEPDLKIFIFDRYGKILTSFRGDDRGWDGVYNGHNMPTNDYWFVVERGNGATYKGHFTLKR is encoded by the coding sequence ATGCATCAAAAATTTCCCGTAGAGCGATACCTTCTGTTTTGGTTGTTTATGATAAGCCAACCTGTGTTTTGTCAACTGAATGATTTTAATTTTTCGGTATCAACAACAGATGAAACATGCTCTGGAAACGGATCCATCTCGATGACGGTTTCCAATACCACGCCTGATGCCACCCTCACTTACACCCTATATTTATATCCAGATACCAATACTCCCATTGCGCAAACTACGGCAACCGTATTTAGCAATTTAAGCAGCGGTGCTTATTTGGTGGTGGCTACACAAACCCTAGGCAATTTACAAAATACCCAAAGTGCCGATGCCACTATAAACGACGAGACCTCTGCTCTAGATTTTGAAGTTGCTCAATCTTTCATGGGCGATTGCGACTCCGCTACTTTAACAGTAACCATGCTGAGCGGAAACGCAGAGTCTTATGAAATTATATCAGGACCTGTTATAGTGCCACCACAAACAGAGAATACATTTGACAATCTCCCAGAAGGTTCATATGTCATACGTGTATATGATACTTGTGGCAATGCACTTACCAAGACTTTTACCGTCTTGCTTACTAATGATCCTTTTGAGATCGATCCTGTGGAGCTGCCAAATGTTCTTGAAAATTGCGAGGAAACCACAATTACCAACCCCATTATTGCCGAAAATGAAGGCGTATTGGCCTACCCAATAACCGTAACTTATACTATTTTTCCACCTGATGGTTCTGCTCCTGTAAACTATTCAACTACCTATAATTCTGGGCCTGAGATGGAACTCGAAGTTTCTGAAACCATTTCAATTTTTGACGAGCAGCTCTTTGACATCAACATTATAGCCGAGGATCTGTGCGGCAACGTCGTTTCAATTACCGAAGAAATTGATCCTAACCCTAACGTTGATATTATTACCACGGAAGGTTTCTGCGGGAAAAGTTTTAACGTGACTGTTAAACATTTTTTACCGCCTTATACCTTGCTATTTACGGAAGCTCCTAGTGATTTTGAACCTTCTGCATTTAATGAAGATGTTGACGGTACTTATAATACCGGTGTGGTGGCTTTTGGGCAAGAAGATGCCAGCGTGCCTTATGGGGTTTATTCGGTTATCGTTATTGATGCTTGCGGAAGAATTGGCACAGATACTATTGAAATTGAAGAGGAGCCTATAGAGCCTTTTGTAAACCCATCAAACGTGGGCTGTAATCCTGATTTTGGAGCGGTCACCATTAATATTCCAGACAGAGAAGCGGTTTCTGCCACATTTACTGAAGTTCCCGAAAACTATACAGCTACTGTCCCCGTTGACGTTTCAAACTTTATTACCGGCAGTGGCATTTTTATGGGAGAAGATTTACCTGAAGGCGATTACATTCTCGAATTGATAGATAATTGTGGCAGTATTTACGTCATAGAATTTACCATTCCCCCTTATACCCAACTGCCTCTTAGTATTTTTAGTTCACCCAATTGCGTAACCGAAACTGGCACGCTACGCATCTCGAGTCCATATGGAGATATAGAATCAATGCTAATTACTGCTGCACCTGATACCTTTGAGCAGACTTTACCGTTTGATTACAGCTCACAAATATCTGCAATTGGTATTTTTTATGTTGGTGATTTCCCTGAAGGCAACTATACACTTGAATTTACTGACAGTTGCGGAAATGAATTTGTTCTCGATCAACTTATTGAGGCCTATAGCACTGATCCTTTCATCTATACCCTGCAAAGAAACTGTGGTTCCTTTGACGTTGGTATATCCGATTCTAACCAAAATGTCTACGACAAAAGCTATTGGTTTCAAAAATATTATCCAGCAAGTGATTCTTGGGGTCATCCTAATACTGGAGTGCTTTATACCGAAGGTGACATGCCCAACACTACAAATTCCAGAGAAATTCAAAATGAAGAAACGCTTTTCAATATTTTTGTTACCGGAGAGTTTCGATTGATCAAAGCTTTTCAGCCCTATAACAATCCCAATCCTGGGCAACGGTGTTATGATGTTTTTGCAGAATTTGAAGTCACTTCAGAATTAGAAGTCAAAGGCGTGTATAATCTCAATTGTGATGGTGGCTCCGGACCTTCAGATGTCTTGGTAGATGTGATCGGGGTACCACCTTATGATTTTTCGATTGTTTCTCCAATAACTATAGAGAATGGCAGCGACAATATTTTTACCAATTTAAGCCCTGGTACATATGAAATTAAAGTAGAAGACGTCTGCGGGAGCATTGAGAACATTAGTGTTAATCTGCAGGATTTACTTCCCGTCGTCAGTGTCTTAACGCCTCCAGACTTAGTGATGTGTAGCGAAGTGGGAAATACTGAAGCTATTTTTGATTTATCTCAACAAAACCCAATCATTATAGGCAACCAAAACCCAGATAATTTAACTGTAAGCTACCACTTAAGTCAAAATGATGCTGACACTGGAGCTAATCCTCTTCCAGATACTTATGAATTGACATCCAGCATGAAGACCATTTACGTTAGAGTGATTCACAATACGTTAAATATCTGCTACGAAACGACATCTTTCAAGTTGATTTTGGGATCCCCTCCTCAATTGGGACCAGATGAAACACTTCTGGTTTGTGATGGCGACGCTATAATGCTCTCAGTCAATCCCAGTTTTGCCAATTACCTCTGGTCTACAGGCGAAACGACGCCATCGATATCGGTAGACGAATCTGGAGCATACACAGTAACCGTTTCAAAAGAATACAATGGCTTTTATTGTGATGCTACTAAAACTTTTACGGTCGATATTTCTGGAACAGCCACTATAGAAAATATCGTTCTTGAAGATTTTTCTTCAATCAATAATTCCATTACTGTAGAGGTTTCAGGATTTGGAGACTACGTATATTCTATTGATGGTATCTATTATCAGCCAGACGGTTATTTTGATAACTTACAAACGGGTGAGTATACCATTTACGTTAAAGATGAAAAAGGTTGTGGGATAGTGACCGAGGATGTTTACCTCTTAAATTACAGAAAATATTTTACACCTAACGGAGATGACCAACATGAATATTGGCAAATTTCTGGATCGCAATTTGAACCCGATCTAAAGATCTTTATTTTTGATAGATACGGAAAAATCTTAACCTCTTTTAGAGGAGATGATAGAGGTTGGGATGGCGTTTATAATGGTCATAACATGCCCACAAATGATTATTGGTTTGTTGTAGAGCGTGGTAACGGCGCAACTTACAAAGGTCATTTCACACTTAAAAGATAA
- a CDS encoding FUSC family membrane protein, with product MKEKLKQLELFLKSSNFDRGIRLGVAIVVPFGLLYLLGYLQYAPAVVVGAFLNAPGDIPGSVKRKVNAILISIGLTMVITTIILFSKPFLPLLLVAIAVISFFVSLISVYGFRASLVSFSGLLAMVLAFAIQKETTQDIFVQVGLMGIGGLWYLVISYVFQKLAPEKDENQLLSDTLHLIGDYLKLRAKLLTKKTKRDELLKKAFTLQHQINEKHETLREALLTERKRSGRSRYEEKQLLIFLSTINIFELIEAKHLDYKMIDGIFGKQKQFLKASKKLNKIMGNHLIRLSELLIQNDDIPNKNLLLEALSKANDSITDYIEAVQLPEAREGALVLKNLYDYQEQLLQEIRAIRRVMANVKDASKVSFKRQDSSHFLTLQEYRLNVLVQNFSFNSNMFRHALRLTIAIVFAYLLGYLFNIQNTYWILLTVIVIMRPSYGLTRERSKDRIIGTLIGAAIAAGIVLITQNVVVYSILAVVSLIFAFALIQQNYKSAAALITISIVFVYCLINPDAFEVIQYRVIDTVIGSVIAVIANYIILPSWEADNLKQVLLNALKMNKAYLLATQKLYQETATQKLPYNIARKEAFLAIGNLNAAFQRLTQDPKSKQKEFQLIYEIVTLNQTMISAIASIGNFIINHKTTPASEDFNVLVKKIANTLQRAYDRLDHTEIHKKLDEDTVDDAQEKLMGKYHKLSNLRDENIKKGHTEIDTETLHGLQEAYLIANHMNWLKSLSESLKKATERYQASLVIEQ from the coding sequence TTGAAAGAGAAGCTCAAACAGCTAGAATTGTTTTTAAAAAGTTCAAACTTTGACCGCGGCATTAGACTGGGCGTAGCCATTGTTGTGCCCTTTGGTCTGCTTTATCTTTTAGGCTATTTACAATATGCACCGGCTGTTGTTGTGGGTGCTTTTTTAAATGCACCCGGAGATATTCCTGGCAGTGTAAAGCGCAAAGTCAACGCGATCTTAATTAGTATTGGACTAACGATGGTAATTACAACCATCATCTTGTTTTCAAAACCATTTTTACCACTTCTATTGGTGGCTATTGCGGTCATTTCGTTCTTTGTGTCGCTCATTTCAGTATATGGCTTTAGAGCATCATTGGTTTCCTTTTCTGGATTATTGGCTATGGTATTGGCTTTTGCCATTCAAAAAGAAACCACTCAAGATATCTTTGTTCAAGTGGGATTAATGGGGATTGGCGGACTTTGGTACTTGGTTATTTCCTATGTATTCCAAAAACTTGCACCCGAAAAAGATGAGAATCAACTCTTATCTGATACGCTTCATCTTATTGGCGACTATCTTAAATTAAGAGCAAAATTATTAACCAAAAAAACAAAGCGCGACGAGCTTTTAAAAAAAGCTTTTACGCTGCAGCATCAAATTAACGAAAAGCACGAAACGCTAAGAGAAGCATTACTTACCGAGCGAAAACGATCGGGACGCTCTCGTTATGAAGAAAAACAACTGCTCATTTTTCTTTCCACCATCAATATCTTCGAGTTAATTGAAGCCAAGCATTTAGATTACAAAATGATTGACGGCATTTTTGGCAAGCAAAAACAGTTTTTAAAGGCTTCTAAGAAATTGAATAAAATTATGGGAAACCATCTTATTCGGTTGTCTGAACTACTGATTCAAAATGATGACATTCCTAATAAGAACCTGCTTTTAGAGGCCTTATCAAAAGCCAACGATTCTATCACAGATTATATTGAAGCTGTTCAATTACCAGAAGCCCGAGAAGGCGCCTTAGTATTAAAAAATCTATATGATTATCAAGAACAGTTACTTCAAGAAATTAGAGCCATAAGACGGGTCATGGCCAATGTAAAAGACGCTTCCAAAGTATCCTTTAAAAGACAAGATTCCAGTCACTTTTTAACCCTCCAGGAATACAGACTAAATGTACTTGTTCAAAATTTTAGTTTCAATTCAAATATGTTTAGGCATGCATTGAGGCTTACCATCGCCATTGTATTTGCGTATCTATTGGGCTATTTGTTCAACATTCAAAACACCTATTGGATTCTGCTTACTGTGATCGTAATCATGAGACCTAGCTACGGCCTTACAAGAGAACGCTCAAAAGATCGTATCATAGGCACACTTATTGGTGCCGCCATTGCTGCTGGTATTGTATTAATCACACAAAATGTCGTGGTCTATTCTATTTTAGCCGTGGTCTCTTTAATATTTGCTTTTGCATTGATTCAACAAAACTATAAGTCTGCTGCAGCGCTAATCACCATTAGTATTGTTTTTGTGTATTGCTTAATTAATCCCGATGCCTTTGAAGTGATTCAGTACCGAGTGATTGATACTGTAATTGGATCAGTAATTGCGGTTATTGCCAACTATATTATTTTACCTAGTTGGGAAGCCGATAATTTAAAACAAGTGCTCTTAAATGCTTTAAAAATGAACAAAGCATATCTTTTAGCAACCCAAAAGTTATATCAAGAAACGGCAACCCAAAAACTCCCTTATAACATCGCAAGAAAAGAGGCCTTTCTTGCCATTGGCAATTTAAATGCAGCCTTTCAAAGATTGACCCAAGATCCAAAGTCTAAACAGAAAGAGTTTCAGCTTATTTATGAAATTGTAACGCTTAACCAAACGATGATTTCTGCCATTGCCTCTATCGGAAACTTTATCATCAATCACAAAACCACACCTGCTTCTGAAGATTTTAATGTGCTTGTTAAAAAAATCGCCAATACGCTTCAAAGGGCTTACGATCGCCTAGACCATACGGAAATCCATAAAAAACTAGATGAAGATACGGTAGATGATGCTCAAGAAAAATTAATGGGTAAATACCATAAATTATCAAATCTACGGGATGAAAACATCAAAAAAGGACATACGGAAATAGATACAGAAACCTTACACGGCTTACAGGAAGCCTATTTAATAGCCAATCATATGAATTGGCTAAAATCACTTTCAGAAAGTCTCAAAAAAGCTACGGAGCGTTATCAGGCTTCATTAGTCATTGAGCAATAA
- a CDS encoding ankyrin repeat domain-containing protein, with protein MKQLSLFLFFLISIAVQSQQENSLLERSFWQTQPDLDTVKQKIENGNDATAFNSNAFDATVYAILAKTDAPVVKYLLSLEGNSVDKKTHDSRIYLHWAAYAGQIDIVKYLLDKGASTAALDSHGNTPLMFAANAGQTNPELYNAFEKHGVQLTNETNVHGANLLLLVAPSLSNQEELDFFLKKGFTLDAKDHHGNGIFNYATKKGNIDFLKLLVSKEADYKTLNSKGGNAFLFAVQGGRGHSNPIAVYEYLKSLGLDPNNVTIEGSTPLHRLAFNTTDPAILKLFLDAGADVNQKDAEGQTPFLNAASRNELKMVQLLAQDVNDFNATNNKRQNALMLAVKRNSPDVVKFLLDTQINTFAKDAEGNTLAFYLVESFNKRQPEVFDAKLQLLQDQGIKWNTIQANGETVYHLAVKNDAIEVLKKLGDATIDINAKNDEGLTALHLAAMKAENDELMKYLISQGADTKIKTDFEESAFDLASENELLQQHHTPLNFLR; from the coding sequence ATGAAGCAGCTCTCCCTTTTTTTATTCTTCCTGATTTCAATCGCTGTACAGTCACAACAAGAAAACAGCTTACTTGAGCGATCATTCTGGCAAACCCAGCCTGATCTTGACACTGTAAAGCAAAAAATTGAAAACGGGAACGATGCCACGGCTTTTAATTCTAATGCCTTTGACGCTACGGTTTATGCAATTCTGGCAAAAACAGATGCTCCCGTTGTAAAATATCTGTTATCGTTAGAAGGGAATTCTGTTGATAAAAAAACCCATGATAGTCGTATTTATCTGCACTGGGCAGCATACGCCGGTCAAATAGATATTGTTAAGTATTTGCTAGATAAAGGCGCATCCACTGCGGCATTAGACAGTCACGGTAATACACCTTTGATGTTTGCTGCCAATGCAGGTCAAACCAATCCTGAATTATATAACGCCTTTGAAAAACATGGTGTTCAACTTACCAATGAAACTAACGTGCATGGAGCTAACCTTTTATTGTTAGTGGCCCCTTCTCTTTCTAATCAAGAAGAATTAGACTTTTTCTTAAAGAAAGGATTTACGCTAGACGCTAAAGATCATCATGGAAACGGCATCTTTAATTATGCGACCAAAAAAGGCAATATTGATTTTCTCAAACTACTCGTCTCTAAAGAAGCAGATTACAAAACCTTAAATTCAAAAGGGGGTAACGCCTTTTTATTTGCTGTGCAAGGAGGTCGTGGGCATAGTAATCCCATAGCAGTTTATGAGTATTTAAAAAGTTTAGGGCTTGATCCTAATAATGTCACCATTGAGGGAAGCACTCCTTTACATCGGCTAGCATTCAACACCACTGATCCAGCAATTTTAAAACTGTTCTTAGATGCCGGCGCAGATGTCAATCAAAAAGATGCTGAAGGCCAGACGCCTTTTCTTAATGCCGCTTCTCGAAATGAACTTAAGATGGTGCAACTGCTTGCTCAAGATGTCAATGATTTTAATGCTACAAACAACAAGAGACAAAATGCTTTAATGCTTGCCGTAAAACGAAATAGTCCAGATGTGGTCAAATTTCTACTCGATACTCAAATAAATACATTTGCTAAAGATGCAGAAGGCAACACGCTTGCTTTTTATCTGGTAGAATCCTTTAACAAAAGGCAGCCCGAAGTGTTTGATGCCAAACTCCAACTTTTACAAGATCAGGGTATCAAATGGAATACCATCCAAGCCAATGGAGAAACGGTGTATCATTTGGCCGTCAAAAATGACGCTATTGAAGTTCTAAAAAAACTTGGGGATGCCACTATAGATATTAATGCTAAAAACGACGAAGGTTTAACAGCACTGCATCTTGCCGCTATGAAAGCTGAAAATGATGAGCTAATGAAATACCTAATCTCTCAAGGTGCTGACACAAAAATCAAAACCGATTTTGAAGAAAGCGCTTTTGATCTCGCAAGTGAAAACGAACTGCTACAGCAACACCATACTCCATTGAATTTTTTAAGATAA